In Saccharolobus solfataricus, a genomic segment contains:
- a CDS encoding protein-tyrosine phosphatase family protein: MYWVRKRIIGGSGLPYIENEILEWRKEGVKRVLVLPEDWEIEEGWGDKEYYLTVLKKNELQPLHVPIPDGGVPSDSQFLTIMRWLLSVKEGNLVHCVGGIGRTGTILASYLILTEGLDAESAINEVRLVRPGAVQTYEQEMFLLRVEGRRKYWLKSIFSNS, encoded by the coding sequence GTGTATTGGGTTAGAAAGAGAATTATAGGGGGTTCTGGACTACCTTATATCGAGAACGAAATTTTAGAATGGAGGAAAGAAGGAGTAAAAAGAGTACTGGTCTTACCAGAGGATTGGGAAATTGAAGAGGGTTGGGGTGATAAGGAATATTATCTAACCGTTCTCAAGAAAAATGAACTCCAACCTTTGCACGTCCCGATTCCAGATGGTGGAGTTCCCTCAGATTCTCAATTTCTTACCATAATGAGATGGCTATTAAGTGTAAAAGAAGGTAATTTAGTTCATTGCGTTGGTGGGATAGGAAGAACTGGTACAATTTTAGCTAGTTATCTAATTTTAACCGAAGGCTTAGATGCAGAGTCCGCTATTAATGAAGTTAGACTGGTGAGACCTGGTGCTGTGCAAACGTATGAGCAAGAGATGTTCTTATTACGTGTAGAGGGGAGGAGAAAATATTGGTTGAAAAGCATTTTCTCGAATTCTTAG
- a CDS encoding GMP synthase subunit A produces the protein MKVGLVYYGGQYNHLILKNVKYLGAEIEVVPPHKPVEELRKFDCVIFSGGPYSVSEEIHKMGNSPLYIRELKVPMLGICLGHQLIAYVLGGIVRRALNPEYGLTRINIFDEDTILKGFSQQLNVWESHNDEVVEPPSGFRVLASSANARVQAMVNSSNSIFGVQFHPEVKHTERGIEVFKNFLGVCRK, from the coding sequence GTGAAAGTAGGTTTAGTGTATTATGGTGGACAATACAATCACCTAATTCTTAAAAATGTAAAGTATTTAGGAGCAGAGATTGAGGTAGTTCCACCACATAAGCCAGTAGAGGAGCTAAGGAAATTTGACTGTGTTATATTTAGTGGGGGTCCATATTCTGTATCAGAGGAAATTCACAAAATGGGAAATTCTCCTCTTTATATAAGGGAACTGAAAGTTCCAATGTTAGGTATATGTTTAGGTCATCAGCTAATTGCCTATGTATTGGGTGGAATCGTAAGAAGGGCCCTAAATCCAGAATACGGGCTTACCAGAATAAATATATTTGATGAGGATACTATTCTAAAAGGTTTCTCACAGCAATTAAACGTTTGGGAAAGTCACAATGATGAGGTAGTGGAACCGCCTAGCGGATTTAGAGTACTAGCGAGTAGTGCAAATGCTAGAGTTCAAGCAATGGTGAACTCAAGCAATTCAATATTTGGTGTTCAATTTCACCCTGAAGTTAAACATACGGAAAGGGGAATAGAAGTCTTCAAGAACTTCTTAGGAGTATGTAGAAAATAG
- a CDS encoding KaiC domain-containing protein, which produces MLKFSKSIFKIMVSRLSTGIPEFDKLVQGGIPQGFFIALTGEPGTGKTIFSLHFIAKGLKEGDPCIYVTTEESRDSIIRQAKQFNWDFEEYIEKKLIIIDALMREKEDQWALVNLTPEELINKVIEAKQKLGYGKSRLVIDSVSALFLDKPAMARKISYYLKRVLNKWNFTIYATSQYAITTSQAFGFGVEHVADGIIRFRRMVKNGELHRYILIEKMRQTDHDKHVWEIDIVNGKGIVLKGRLEERREDYTLPEKVKRQIVESGKKAEEELK; this is translated from the coding sequence ATTTTAAAATTCTCAAAATCGATATTTAAAATTATGGTAAGCCGACTATCTACTGGAATACCAGAATTTGATAAGTTAGTACAAGGCGGAATCCCTCAAGGATTTTTCATAGCGTTAACTGGAGAACCAGGGACCGGAAAGACTATATTTTCACTTCACTTCATTGCTAAGGGATTAAAGGAGGGAGACCCTTGTATATACGTTACAACTGAGGAAAGTAGAGATTCAATAATAAGGCAAGCCAAACAGTTTAATTGGGATTTTGAGGAGTATATAGAGAAGAAATTGATAATAATAGATGCGTTAATGAGGGAAAAAGAGGATCAGTGGGCCTTAGTGAACTTAACTCCAGAGGAGCTAATAAATAAGGTAATTGAGGCTAAGCAGAAGTTAGGTTATGGTAAGTCTAGATTAGTAATTGATTCCGTAAGTGCGTTATTTTTGGACAAACCTGCAATGGCGAGGAAAATAAGTTATTATCTTAAGAGGGTCCTAAACAAATGGAATTTCACAATATATGCAACTTCACAGTACGCAATAACCACATCCCAAGCATTTGGATTTGGGGTTGAGCATGTTGCAGATGGAATTATCAGATTTAGAAGAATGGTAAAGAATGGAGAACTTCATAGGTATATATTAATTGAAAAGATGAGACAAACTGACCATGATAAGCACGTGTGGGAAATAGATATCGTTAATGGTAAGGGAATAGTTCTGAAGGGAAGATTAGAGGAAAGAAGAGAAGATTACACTCTACCAGAAAAGGTAAAGAGACAGATAGTTGAGAGTGGTAAGAAGGCTGAAGAAGAGTTAAAGTGA